The Osmerus eperlanus chromosome 20, fOsmEpe2.1, whole genome shotgun sequence DNA segment GCTGCTACGTTAGTGTGATCCTTTGGACAGCTCCTGGATTGCACACTGGGACCTCGATGTGCTATCACTCTGAAGCCTTCAGAGTCCTGCGTGAACAACATCTCCGTGTCACTCAGAGGCCCATGCAGAACAGCCTTCTGTGGATTTGCTTCTATCCACCTGTTCTGAGGGCTGAGGGGAGCGTTTCCAAGTGGGCTGAGGGGAGCTCTTGTCATTGGACGTGCAGCCAAAGTCGACAGAGGGTGGTTCTCTTGACTGCCTCCATCCTGTGACATCCAGGGGGTCGAGACGGGTGTCCTCTGTGTGGAGGTTCTCCCTCTAGCGCCCAGTCCAAATCCCACTTCACTCAGcaggctctcacacatcacacttCCTGTGCATTCATGCCTCGCTCGAGTCCGAACATCCCGATCCTCTGACTCATGTGTTACGCAATCCATCTGATCCGGCTCAGCGCGATGCTGACTGTACTGTGGGCTGCTGCAGGTGCTCCATAGATTCCCACTACACGGCTCCCCCAGGGAGACGTTCTCCATTTGGGATGAGTGTTTATAGATGTCCATCTTTGTTTTTGGTTCCTCCGTGCCTttgtcttctttctcctcttcagAAGCATGGTACATGTCTACAGGGGGGGTGATGACCTCTGGCCATGGTGTAGCCTCCGTCTCCCCCATTTTCTTTCTGCTCCACTCACAGCCTACATCCACCCTGTGCTCCTCAGACAGCTGTGGGCCAATCTCTTGTTTATGTTTGGTCCCTGAGCTCCTTTGATTGGTTGATGTGGTGCTTCTTCCTGTCGAGGTAGATGATGAAGTGTAGGCGGGCTCCACGTTGGGTTCTGCATGTGCCTGGTTGACAACTGTTGGGCCAGGTCATAGGAGAAAACATCAGTGATCAGAGTAAGAATTGAATGCCTGAATCATATCACATCACAGTTGTTGTTGACAGCAATAATATTAAAACATGGGTTTGAGTTAATTAACCAAGTGCTTGTTTCCATCTGTGTAGAAAGACTTACCACTGTGTGCCGGAGCTAAAAATGCAGTTATGGAACTCTGTTTAGTGTTAGGCATCTGGATCTTAGTCTGAGTGAAGTTTAACGCTAATCCCAAAGTGTATCCTCCATTTCTTGCTAGGGGATTGAGCTGTTTGGAGATGGGAAGGACCATTTTTTTCTGAAACATGAGATGCAGAGAATGTTTTTATAATCTATACATGAAATCTGATTTTGATTTCACACTAATTAGGAAGAGAAGGCCATCACAACGATTACATAGCATTCAGCACGATTCAACAAATTCTACCTTTTTAGCTTTTACTTTTAGATCCACGGTGTCAAACCAGACCCCACACTGCTCTGACGTCTGCTGTGCTGATTTGGATGTTTTCATCGTGGCAGAGCaggcctggctggctgggtggctggtAGACAGTGAGAGCTTTGCATATGAATCCTAGCTGTCTTTTTATTAGAGAGAATAAGGACATCTTGATTATTTCAACATTTGTTTACCAGGAAAGTCAAAATATGGCTAAATAGTCCACAGGATGCACTTCTAGCTAGCATATCCGCATTTATAACAAGATAGTATTGTACTACAAAGTGCTGATTTCGGAGCGAACCGAAAAGTATAGTCCAGGCAGGTGGAGATTGACCGAGCTCTACTCGACAAATCTAGCTACTACTTTGATTATAGAAAAAAGACGTGCTTACATTTAAGTGTAATGTTAGTTAATAAATACGCTATTGTGAAGCTACTTGCGTACCTTGTTGTAGAGATGCTGTTCTTATTTTGATTTTATGGCAAATTGCAGAGACGCTGTTGATGTCCTTGTTCTATTTAAATATCGCGCGCTCAGACTCAAGAGTTGCCAGAATGTCCTTCTGTAAATGAGCGTCAGTCAACTACACGCAACCTTTTTTCAAACCATATGTTTTGTGCGCAAAAtatattaataaaataaaatgtaatggaAATAAAAATCGTTAAGATAGCACTCTTAAATGTAGTAATTTATAGTAAGGCAAATGGGCAACCTAATGTATTTTCGCTTGGGGTCCTTCATTTCGCTAGTTGTTTAGGTTGACGTCACTACATTTGGCCAAGGGGTGAGTCTCAAATTATTAACAATAAATGTTGATCTGTGTTTGAAATGTCCGTGTAATAACACACGAAACCCAACACGCGGTACTAACAGTATTTCACACGTATTTTTATACATGCTGTTTACAGTATATACGTACGCGTGTTTGTATCGGCTAAAACAATTCACAAAGGAAATGGAGGAGGCTAGTTTAGCTGAAAGCTAATGTTGTGGCTTATTTATATGCTAGGTACTTATGGAAAGCTACATATTATCGCAATAGTTTGTGCTCATCTAAATTAACAGTTAGCTGTTAAGTATTAACGTGTAGATTTCTGACTGATATTAGTTTTATTGGTAAATTAGGTCCTTCCAGCCTTCAGCAACTATAATTTTGATTGTGGTTATCATTAGCCTGCTGTGTCACTTTCGATTAAATGGAAATGGTGTCAGATTGACCCAATGATTAGCCTACATTATTCCTGAATTATCTGCTGTACTATTATATCCAAAGCAAAATTGTACTTTGCTTTGGATATAAATTCGTCTAaaataatgtaaatgtaatatcaaTAACTTTGTTGTTATCTACAGATCATCTCATGAGACATCGGCTGCCACCATGTTCCATGGAATAGCAGTTACAGGAGGGATTGGAGGAGGTAGGCACTGTAACCTTAGAAAGTTTTAAAAAAAACAGTGTCCCTGTCATCTTGTACTGTTATCAGATTATTATGTTATGTATTACATTTCCTTTACTCATAGTCCTGATAGTTCTAACTCTTTGTATGCCCGTTTGTTTTGTAGCCCCTGTCAATAAACCAGAGTTGTATGAGGTAAGTCTCCCCACTCGTCGTCTTGTATTATTGTAGTTCTAGCCATGTAATATCCAAATAACATTACTGGGTTGAGATTGTTATGTCTAACAAAATCCAATGTTGTCAATTAGAAATGCTGAGTTAATACTTGTGTGGTATTGCTGTTGTGGTTTGAGATGGTTTTTTATCTTTCTTCTATTGGGAAGCCAAATCACGCCTGTTGTCTAACGCATGTTTAAAATCTATTCCTAGGAAGTAAAATTGTATAAAAatgcaagagaaagagaaaagtaaGTGCCCTTTCTATCTTGACAAGGCTAAAAGTGTCCCAGCTTTCTTGTTACCTGCGGTCATTACATGAAGCCTTACTATCATCATCTTTTCATGGAGGTTTGACAACATGGCCGAGCTGTTTGCTGTCGTCAAGACCCTCCAAGCTCTGGAGAAGGCCTACATCAAAGACTGTGTCACTCCCAATGAGTGAGTTCCTACCTTACAGCATCTCAGAGTGTCTGGATGGTTCTGTGTGGACTTGGAGACTGATTGGGGTGTCTTACTCAGGTACACGGCTGCTTGCTCGAGACTGCTGGTCCAGTACAAggctgccttcaaacaggttCAGGGGTCGGATGTGGGGTCCATTGATGACTTCTGCAGGAAGTACAGAGTGAGTTGTTTTTCTGATGTTGTCGTTGAAAGGCAGCAGCGAGAGATCGTTGTGATTTGGCTAACGAGTGGACTGTCCTTGCTCGAGCTCGACGCTGCAAGGGGTGTGCCCGGTGATGACGGCGTGAATTAGACATCATGTTAGATGTGTTGCTGACAGTGGCAAATAAATGCTTGCAGACATAACTTTTCTGTTTAATACAGTCTTCTTACAATTGTCATCAAGTTTTGGAAATTATAAGAAAATTACAGGCATATCATAATAccgcagtttgtgtgtgttgaaccgTAGGAGGCACACCGAATGCTTTGATAAAATACTGCATACTGTTATATACCTAATGTATAGCATTTAATGTGTTAAAATGACTGAACAGTGCCTTCTATTTGCAGTACTCCTATATGACAACATGTATTAAAGAGGAATGTATAGTATGTTGTGTATTCACTAACATACACTAACATTATTACCACCCACTCTGTTGTTTGGCAGCTTGACTGCCCGCTGGCTATGGAGAGAATCAAGGAGGACCGACCAATTACCATCAAGGATGACAAGGGCAACCTCAATCGCTGCATTGCAGATATAGTATCTGTACGTCTCTCCAGCATGCATGACATATTAAAACCTCCACTTAAGGGTTTCAAATTTTAAGTGCTTGGTTTTGGCTTCTAGTCAGCAAAATGTCAGGGTCATTGCAGCACTTTAAGTTCTTTTTGACTTTGAATGCACTGGTCTCTAAAAAGGAACTTCCATAGGGTGGAACAGATTGGCTTTGCCACTTCTGCATTTGTCCAATAGGACGATCCATGTAACAACGAAGACCTACTAAAACTGACTGAAAAATGTGGATGCCTGTCATGGCTCCCAGTACTATCcataaaacaaacatttgtttgAGGAAACCTTAAACTGCCTGTAAATGCTTCACAGGCAAGAGCAGTCATATACTGATCCTCCCCCAAGAACAGACATGTTAGGATCAAGGTTATGAGTGCATGTACAATCTGGACAGTAGAAAAGTCTGTCATATTGTGTAACAATATTGttatttccccctctccttcctttagCTTTTCATTACTGTTATGGACAAGCTGAGACTAGAGATCCGGGCCATGGATGAGGTACATTTTCCTGTCCTTAATCATCCCTTCTACACTTGATCATGTTTGATTGGTGGATTGATTGtttgggtttgtttgttttgttcatcAGATCCAGCCTGACTTAAGAGAACTTATGGAGACCATGAATAGAATGAGCAACATGCCACCTGACTCTGAGGCCAAGGACAAAGTCAGCCTTTGGTAAGAAAGAGATTCATTCATAATATTTAAGCTATGAAACTGCTGCATAAAGCTTTTTATATACAACATTTCTTTGTGCTTGTGTTACTACACCACCTAATTTAAAATTTTATTGACACATTTCTACATACAGCATGCAAGCAGCACATTGTATGGTTATGTAGATTTGAACAAATGGTCTGTCAATCAATGTGTGGCTGTCAATCCTGTGATCACATGTTTGTGATCTTTCTCCCTAGGTTGACGACCCTCAGCAGCATGTCTGCCTCTGATGAGCTAGATGACTCCCAGGTGCGCCAGATGCTGTTTGACCTAGAGTCGGCCTACAACGCCTTTAACCGCTTTCTACACTCCTCCTAAACTACAGTTCCCATCATCCATTGGGAACGTTCTGACTTTGACAGCATATATTATATCCCCTCCACTTTTTAGACTTGTCCAACTTCTCTGGTGCAGACCCTATCCTAGCTTCGAATCAGAGCAGCACTTGATGTTGTGGCCTTGCTCAACGGGGTCATCCTGTACAGTGTTGTTCCAGCTTGTCACAGCCCTATAACAAGGCTCCCCAGCCTGTGTGCTTGACCAAATTCTTTACTTCTGTTATTTTGACATCAAAAAGCCTGGCTGACTTTTGTTAGCTAGTTGCGCAGAAGACAGTTAAGTCTTTCAGAAATATTATTGGAGATGGGTGTGTTTGAAAGGCTGACACAGCTAAAGCCTTTATATGATTGATTTTTTTAATCCACTGTCTTTTGTGAAGCATGTTATATCTTGTTGGGGGTGAAATGCCATGTTGTGTGATAAATCTGTGAACATGACTGCAAATTGAAAACGTATAATCCGCAATAAATTATTAAAAGTTTAGGGTGATTAGTTAGATAAACATGAATCTGTTATTTCAGACTCTTTCCCCTGACCTCCACTGTTGGTTTAAGTGCACTCAGGTGTAACACCCTAATCCCCTTTTTTTCCTGTAGgtgaaatacattttattattttctatGTCTGTATTTTTTTCCCCTTGTTGCCCcctcaatacattttatattagCACTATTTAAGAACATGTCTAAGTCATTTTTACTTTAGAGGGTGTTTTGGGgtttaaatgtatttgataATGGGGATTAGTTTCTCCAAGGACCATAGTAAAGGTTTTTAACCCCTTAGTTAGGATTAGGGAAGAGCACATTTATTAAGATGTATCATTGTACATAAAATAAAGTGAATAAAGCACGAATAAAAGAAACACCTTTTAAAAACAATTCTACCTCCAAACATGGCTTTAATTTAATGCACAAACAATATGATCAATCTTAGCCCTCAAGGGTTAACTGTTGTGCCTTTTGCAATTGTTACATTCTGAAATGAAGTGATACCCTGGACTAAATACTGTATTTGTAACCAGGTGAGGGTAAAATTAGACGGTGGTTCCTTTAAGAACGGGTAAGGCTGCATAGATGCGTCTCCAGGACAACAAACGATCACAAAAAATGAGCAGATATGCTGGTTTGTCTCCAGCTGCTAAGAGTCGCGGATATCTAAACACGCAGCTGGAATGTAATGGTTATCTCATAGTTATTTCGTTGCTTTCAAATTACACATGTTGGTGTTGCTCAATTTCTGAGGGTGCAATGTGTGGATAAGAAGTTTATCAGTAATTATTCATTCCTCAGCACTGTGATTGATAAAAACAACGAGCGCTCAGTAGTCAGCTACAGTAGATACACACTACAGTACTGTTGCTAATGCTAAACAAAAAGGTAAACTATTGAAGCTACGTAAGCATTTTTGTGAGTTGTTTATCTCATGTATGATAATGAAATGGCTTTAGACCTTGTTTTGTTGGAGGATGTACATGTGTACCAAGCTGAAAGAAGTTGAGTAGTCAACAGCGTTGCTATGAAACAACAGTTTTGAGAACATAAATATTTGTTCAGATCTACAGTACATAGTTAATTGCTGCAGCaaatttataatatatatatgtaattaGCTAGCTCCCAATTTTGCTTGGCAGCTTGGTTGCAAAGCAAAGGCGAAAGATGAATGTCTCTGAAGTGGAGGATCATGTTTCTTTGAAATATGAAATAAAAAGGAGACTTGGAAAAGGGGTAAGTGGATTATTAAACTTTTGCGTCTTAGTGTTACTTACTATTATGTTCATACATTATTCACATATTGATAGCTGTAACAATATTAAGTTTAGATGTACAGTTTGTATCCAACATGGATGAAATGAAAAAATGGTCCCCCATACATTTACACCCACAGTAGCCTACATCCATGTTGTCACGTGTTGCTAAATGTCAGTTTTACAGCCTTCATTTAACTTCATAAGACTTCATCTTTCTCACTGGATCAGGAACAGGTCAACCTTGTCCCTCAGATGGGTGTCAGTATTCTCCCAGAATAGTTGGAATTGTCAGCACATTAATGGTTTGCTCATCATCAGGTGGAGCAACCGGTCCTTCCCCAGTGATTCCCTAATCAACACCATTAATCTGAAGAAAAGATACAGTAATAGGCCTGTTTAAATTAATACCGGTTATTGGCCAACATTTGTTAAACATTATATGAAATGTTATCGGGGTTATTCCAGCCTAAATATTTTCTGTTAAGGAATATGTTTTGAATGAGATACCAAACCTTCTCTGGAGTCTGCAATATAACCAGCAGCTGTCATAACCCACTCAACAGCTATGGGTAGCAGGCTGAAGCTGGCTAGCGGTTACCCGCAGAAGTCAGTGGATGTTGGTCCCAGATTTGACTGAACAGCTGAAGAATGCAATTCATTCTACGAAGCATCACATCATAGTCGCATGAGATGCACATCTTCCTCAGGAGATATCAGCTATAGTTCCACAATCAGCTATAGTTCCACAATCAATCACAACTAATGAGAATTTAAAACAAGCGTTTCTTCCTTCATCTTCTCTCCGTCAAGGCGTATGGGATTGTTTGGAAGGCtttgaacagacagacaggggaggtgGTGGCTGTGAAGAAGATATTTGATGCATTCAGGAACAGGACTGATGCCCAGGTTTGTACATACAGTAGAGCTCGGTTGATTCAACTTTCTGCTTATAGACAGTTGGGTGTTTCTCACGGGGGTAAGACCCCTCGTTTATCACTAAGGAGGCCTGTCCATCTGTATTGTTCTAATCAGGGAGTTCCATACTAGGATTCTGAGCAGCTGACATAACTACAGTAGTTTGCTGACTGTAACATGAGTGTTGTTGTAGTTCATTCTACTTGTGACTCGACTAACTTTCTTTATTGTTTTTCTCCACAGAGGACATTCCGAGAAATCATGTTTCTTCAGGTAAAAATAatctggagaaggtggagtgcTCTGGTGGAGTGTTTTATTTTAGGAAATGTCCTTGGATTAG contains these protein-coding regions:
- the LOC134040597 gene encoding uncharacterized protein LOC134040597 → MKTSKSAQQTSEQCGVWFDTVDLKVKAKKKKMVLPISKQLNPLARNGGYTLGLALNFTQTKIQMPNTKQSSITAFLAPAHSVVNQAHAEPNVEPAYTSSSTSTGRSTTSTNQRSSGTKHKQEIGPQLSEEHRVDVGCEWSRKKMGETEATPWPEVITPPVDMYHASEEEKEDKGTEEPKTKMDIYKHSSQMENVSLGEPCSGNLWSTCSSPQYSQHRAEPDQMDCVTHESEDRDVRTRARHECTGSVMCESLLSEVGFGLGARGRTSTQRTPVSTPWMSQDGGSQENHPLSTLAARPMTRAPLSPLGNAPLSPQNRWIEANPQKAVLHGPLSDTEMLFTQDSEGFRVIAHRGPSVQSRSCPKDHTNVAAGSKDRGLPTCVALDQENEFFFTQDSEGNAVIKHCDFV
- the vps28 gene encoding vacuolar protein sorting-associated protein 28 homolog; its protein translation is MFHGIAVTGGIGGAPVNKPELYEEVKLYKNAREREKFDNMAELFAVVKTLQALEKAYIKDCVTPNEYTAACSRLLVQYKAAFKQVQGSDVGSIDDFCRKYRLDCPLAMERIKEDRPITIKDDKGNLNRCIADIVSLFITVMDKLRLEIRAMDEIQPDLRELMETMNRMSNMPPDSEAKDKVSLWLTTLSSMSASDELDDSQVRQMLFDLESAYNAFNRFLHSS